A window of Staphylococcus sp. 17KM0847 contains these coding sequences:
- a CDS encoding helix-turn-helix transcriptional regulator, producing the protein MNKVKVYRVAKGVSQLALARSVGVARQTINMIENDKYNPSLKLCIHIAKSLDVTLNDLFWEDDEHES; encoded by the coding sequence ATGAATAAAGTGAAAGTCTATCGTGTTGCAAAAGGTGTATCGCAGTTAGCATTGGCGAGAAGTGTCGGTGTTGCACGCCAAACGATTAATATGATTGAAAATGATAAGTATAACCCTAGTCTGAAACTATGTATTCACATTGCTAAATCACTAGATGTAACATTAAATGATTTATTTTGGGAGGATGATGAGCATGAATCGTAA
- a CDS encoding DUF805 domain-containing protein: MNQTPKVKFVEAFKLFWLNYVNFKGRSRRSEYWWVMLWHTIISVSIIFLAIALMFVPPIGIFISGILFIVIFLYSLATIIPNLALEVRRCHDRGLTMLLPILSFIISIAYSVISAIVPSELLFYEENFSVSTMTQPDSAWLFWILTVIMAVSVILQIVLFVITLLDSKQETNQYGPSPKYVTAQYEGHNDHYRTKQHDSEKPEEHLRTLETNTQHKDQDDPYRY; this comes from the coding sequence ATGAATCAAACACCTAAAGTGAAATTTGTCGAAGCATTTAAGCTATTTTGGCTAAATTATGTTAATTTCAAAGGGCGTAGTCGTCGTAGTGAATATTGGTGGGTTATGTTATGGCATACAATTATTAGTGTATCCATTATTTTTTTAGCGATCGCATTGATGTTTGTCCCCCCTATCGGTATTTTTATAAGTGGTATTTTATTTATTGTAATATTCTTATATAGCTTGGCTACAATTATTCCTAACTTAGCATTAGAAGTGCGCCGCTGTCATGATAGAGGGTTGACGATGCTTCTGCCTATACTATCTTTTATCATATCTATTGCTTATAGTGTTATAAGTGCTATTGTACCAAGCGAATTATTATTTTATGAAGAAAATTTTTCCGTTTCTACTATGACACAGCCTGACTCTGCGTGGTTGTTTTGGATTCTAACTGTAATAATGGCGGTGTCCGTTATTTTACAGATTGTTTTATTTGTCATTACATTGTTGGATAGTAAACAAGAAACCAATCAATACGGTCCATCACCGAAGTATGTCACAGCGCAATATGAAGGACATAATGATCACTATCGTACAAAACAACACGACTCTGAAAAGCCAGAAGAACACCTTAGAACTTTAGAAACGAATACACAACATAAAGATCAAGACGATCCATATCGATATTAA
- a CDS encoding DNA-3-methyladenine glycosylase, with protein MDFINHSTIETAQALLGVKIIYETPNQIYSGYIVETEAYLGTIDQAAHSYNGKHTPRVNSLYCKGGTIYGHMMHRYLLINFVTQREGIPEGVLIRAIEPDDGLDLMIRNRGKGGYEVTNGPGKWTSAIGISRSIDGTRLNEGPLKIDTQHRKYPREIIASARIGIPNKGEWTHKPLRFTVKGNPFVSHMRQRDCLHPNKTWRS; from the coding sequence ATGGATTTTATCAACCATTCGACGATTGAGACTGCCCAAGCATTATTGGGCGTTAAAATTATCTATGAAACACCTAATCAAATATATTCTGGTTATATTGTTGAAACAGAAGCCTATCTTGGAACGATCGATCAAGCAGCGCATAGTTATAACGGAAAGCACACACCCCGTGTCAATTCTTTGTATTGTAAAGGCGGAACCATTTACGGTCACATGATGCACCGCTATTTATTAATTAATTTTGTTACACAACGTGAAGGTATACCTGAAGGCGTACTTATTCGTGCAATTGAACCAGATGATGGACTCGATTTAATGATTCGTAATAGAGGCAAAGGTGGCTATGAAGTGACAAATGGACCGGGTAAATGGACGAGTGCGATAGGTATTTCACGATCAATTGATGGTACACGGCTAAATGAAGGACCATTGAAAATTGATACACAACACCGTAAATACCCACGCGAAATTATTGCCAGTGCTAGAATTGGTATTCCTAACAAAGGAGAATGGACACATAAGCCATTACGCTTTACAGTAAAAGGCAATCCCTTTGTATCACATATGCGCCAAAGAGACTGCCTACACCCTAATAAAACATGGCGATCATAA
- a CDS encoding DUF4097 family beta strand repeat-containing protein: MKKTNLIIFIVGLVLGILGMIGAFYYSVIDNQYESTQQPIEQTFDDTQIKNIDISLKRANLDIVSGDKLKLEGQSDSKAQNVKATTKGDRLALQLKGSKKSKTEININPFYLNRSTASYTLTVPQSQLNQLKINGKQATGEVRGISAEKVILDIEQAGFEVEESDIETFDGHVRWGSLDVSDTTLKQVKTSVNKGELSLEDVPADIPMTLNNQFGSTDVMFAAPLKKAYITTNNDSGEIDIEDLTNYKALQQNKSSNIEIHITNQYGTVTLMDK; the protein is encoded by the coding sequence ATGAAAAAGACCAATCTTATTATTTTTATAGTTGGACTTGTTTTAGGGATACTTGGTATGATAGGGGCTTTTTATTATTCTGTGATAGATAATCAATATGAGTCAACACAACAACCTATTGAACAGACATTTGATGACACTCAAATCAAAAATATTGATATTTCCTTAAAACGTGCAAATTTAGATATTGTTTCGGGTGATAAGCTTAAACTAGAAGGGCAATCAGATTCAAAAGCTCAAAATGTAAAAGCGACAACCAAAGGAGATCGATTAGCACTTCAACTGAAAGGAAGTAAAAAGTCTAAAACTGAAATTAATATCAATCCGTTTTACCTTAATCGTTCAACAGCCTCTTATACATTGACAGTACCTCAATCACAGTTGAATCAGTTGAAAATTAATGGCAAGCAAGCGACTGGAGAAGTTCGAGGTATTTCAGCTGAAAAAGTCATTTTAGATATTGAACAAGCAGGCTTTGAAGTAGAAGAAAGCGACATTGAAACGTTCGATGGTCATGTTCGATGGGGTTCTCTGGATGTGAGTGATACAACATTGAAACAAGTGAAAACATCAGTCAATAAAGGCGAGCTTTCTTTGGAAGATGTACCGGCAGATATTCCTATGACTTTGAATAATCAATTTGGTAGTACAGATGTCATGTTTGCAGCGCCGCTCAAGAAAGCATATATTACTACTAATAATGATAGTGGAGAGATCGATATAGAAGATTTAACAAATTATAAAGCATTACAGCAAAACAAGTCTTCAAACATTGAAATCCATATTACGAACCAATATGGTACAGTAACATTAATGGATAAATGA
- a CDS encoding HAAS domain-containing protein: MTKKDYLNILYEHLKNIPEQEKQEIVAEYDNHFIEGAKDGKSETEMIEMLGDPKIIAKDIVAESAVNQASENHSAQNVFLAVLAVIGLSFVNLVLVLGPLMLLLGLLFGLIVATGILLISPFIALGSYFLNNDVQLLLPDWLAALGYFGIGMMLYVVTFYLVKWSCIGFVKYLKLNIKLVKRSARA; encoded by the coding sequence ATGACGAAAAAAGACTACTTGAATATACTATATGAGCATTTAAAAAATATACCTGAACAAGAGAAACAAGAAATTGTTGCTGAATATGATAATCATTTTATTGAAGGGGCAAAAGATGGAAAAAGTGAAACGGAAATGATTGAAATGCTTGGAGATCCTAAAATAATTGCTAAAGATATTGTTGCTGAATCAGCAGTCAATCAAGCTTCAGAAAACCATAGTGCACAAAATGTATTCTTAGCAGTTTTAGCAGTGATTGGTCTAAGTTTTGTGAATTTGGTACTTGTATTAGGTCCATTGATGTTATTGCTGGGACTACTTTTTGGATTGATTGTAGCGACAGGCATTTTGCTCATCTCCCCATTTATAGCGCTAGGTTCTTATTTTTTGAACAATGATGTACAACTGTTATTACCAGATTGGCTAGCAGCATTAGGTTATTTTGGTATAGGTATGATGTTATATGTTGTGACGTTTTATCTGGTCAAATGGAGCTGTATTGGTTTTGTGAAGTACTTGAAGTTAAATATTAAACTTGTGAAAAGGAGTGCTCGCGCATGA
- a CDS encoding PadR family transcriptional regulator: MNVQFKKGALEMIVLLIIKREPQYGYSLVQNISRHMSIAEGTVYPILRRLVKECCLSTYYQPSTEGPARKYYQITDVGLQHLQKLLAEWKDFSKIVTLFIEESDIS; encoded by the coding sequence ATGAATGTTCAATTTAAAAAAGGGGCACTAGAAATGATTGTGTTACTCATCATTAAACGTGAACCGCAATATGGTTACTCCTTAGTTCAAAATATTTCTAGGCATATGTCTATTGCTGAAGGAACAGTATATCCTATTTTGAGGAGATTAGTTAAAGAGTGCTGTCTATCAACATATTATCAGCCTTCTACTGAAGGACCAGCACGTAAATATTATCAGATCACAGATGTAGGTTTACAGCATCTTCAAAAATTATTGGCAGAGTGGAAAGATTTTTCCAAGATCGTAACTTTATTTATTGAGGAGAGTGATATATCATGA
- a CDS encoding AraC family transcriptional regulator: MQLLWKKFKRNQLEANIDECGIEIGAPNTGYHYKVTKCAVLHIVMSGKGTFVYDGQTHHLKQGDLFLLQRGMTVHYYASSDTPWIYYWVGFSGKVALEYLNRTRLVDTAVVQKCDTTSIAKIIERMCETAKNYSVKHSDDIRHMQDLYQLLHTLYRTFPKKFESQPKEMYTNVLEAIRYINRNYMHPITIAQVAQHVNVSRSYLYKLFKQNIDQSPKNYLIQLRMFQAAKLLRETSLQSQEIADKVGYKDPLMFSKAFKTFFGMNPTAYRQKHLKQTTYFDILH; this comes from the coding sequence GTGCAACTATTGTGGAAAAAGTTTAAGAGAAATCAGCTAGAAGCAAACATTGATGAATGTGGCATCGAGATTGGAGCACCTAATACAGGCTACCACTATAAAGTGACAAAGTGTGCTGTATTACATATCGTAATGTCTGGAAAAGGGACATTCGTCTACGATGGGCAAACTCATCATTTAAAGCAAGGTGACTTGTTTTTATTACAGCGTGGTATGACAGTCCATTATTACGCTTCATCAGATACGCCATGGATTTATTATTGGGTCGGTTTCAGTGGTAAAGTTGCCCTCGAATACTTAAATCGCACACGACTTGTCGACACAGCTGTTGTTCAAAAGTGTGATACAACATCTATCGCAAAAATTATCGAACGAATGTGCGAAACGGCAAAAAACTATTCGGTTAAACACTCTGATGATATACGACATATGCAGGATCTATATCAACTTCTACACACGCTTTATCGCACATTCCCTAAAAAATTTGAGTCACAACCTAAAGAAATGTATACAAATGTACTTGAAGCAATACGCTATATCAATCGTAATTACATGCATCCCATTACAATTGCACAAGTTGCACAACATGTAAATGTGAGTCGGAGCTATTTATATAAGTTGTTCAAACAAAACATCGACCAATCTCCTAAAAACTATTTGATACAGCTTCGTATGTTTCAAGCAGCAAAACTCTTACGAGAAACATCTCTACAAAGCCAAGAGATCGCAGACAAAGTAGGTTACAAAGATCCACTTATGTTTTCTAAAGCATTCAAAACTTTTTTTGGTATGAATCCAACCGCTTATCGTCAAAAACATCTAAAACAAACAACTTATTTTGATATATTACATTAA
- the gltS gene encoding sodium/glutamate symporter encodes MIELNSITTLFLACLLLIIGQAIVNKVEIFNRLSIPSPVIGGLIFAVISAILSTTGVVTIKLDGEFFQNFFMLAFFTTIGLGASFKLLKLGGKVLIVYWILCGVLATFQNVIGVSMAKVLHIDPLLGLTAGAMSMEGGHGNAAAYGQTIESLGVHSAVTAALAAATLGLVAGGLLGGPVVRYLIKKHNLAPKDINVTQKDYSEIDINKRLHKNFSVNEVFFIQVAVILFCMGLGTYLGERFSEWTGQNIPLYVASMFIAVIIRNISEVANLNLIDLKLTNQIGDISLSIFLSIALMSIQLTEIYNLALPLVVIVLCQIIFVALFSIFIVFRLLGKDYDAAVMIGGFIGHGLGATPNAMANLDTITKKFGNSPRAYLVVPIVGAFLVDLLGVPIITTFINVFKP; translated from the coding sequence ATGATAGAACTTAATAGTATTACTACATTGTTTCTCGCATGTCTATTGTTAATCATTGGACAAGCAATCGTAAATAAAGTTGAAATTTTTAATCGTTTGAGTATTCCATCACCCGTTATTGGTGGACTCATATTTGCAGTGATTTCAGCTATTTTATCAACAACAGGTGTTGTAACCATTAAGTTGGATGGAGAATTTTTCCAAAACTTCTTTATGCTTGCTTTCTTTACAACAATTGGTCTTGGTGCCTCATTTAAGCTCTTAAAGTTAGGTGGTAAAGTCCTTATTGTTTATTGGATTCTTTGTGGCGTATTGGCTACTTTTCAAAACGTCATTGGTGTCTCTATGGCCAAGGTCTTACACATTGACCCACTACTCGGTTTAACTGCGGGTGCTATGTCAATGGAAGGCGGTCACGGAAATGCAGCTGCATATGGTCAAACTATCGAATCACTTGGGGTTCATTCTGCTGTTACCGCTGCTCTTGCCGCCGCTACACTCGGTCTTGTTGCAGGTGGTTTATTAGGTGGACCTGTTGTACGTTACTTGATTAAAAAGCACAATCTTGCACCGAAAGATATTAATGTAACTCAAAAAGACTACTCAGAAATCGATATCAACAAGCGCTTACATAAAAACTTTTCAGTGAATGAAGTATTCTTTATCCAAGTTGCTGTTATTTTATTTTGTATGGGACTTGGCACATATTTAGGTGAACGTTTCAGTGAGTGGACAGGTCAAAATATTCCGCTGTACGTGGCTTCTATGTTTATCGCAGTAATTATTCGTAATATTTCAGAAGTTGCAAACTTAAATTTAATCGATTTAAAACTGACAAATCAAATTGGCGATATTTCATTAAGTATTTTCTTATCTATTGCTTTAATGAGTATTCAATTAACTGAAATTTATAACCTTGCATTGCCACTAGTTGTTATCGTACTCTGTCAAATCATTTTTGTCGCACTCTTCTCTATTTTTATAGTGTTCCGTTTACTTGGCAAAGACTACGATGCAGCCGTTATGATTGGTGGCTTTATCGGTCACGGTTTAGGTGCTACACCAAATGCTATGGCAAACTTAGACACTATTACGAAAAAGTTTGGTAACTCACCTCGCGCTTATTTAGTTGTACCTATTGTGGGTGCCTTTTTAGTCGACTTACTCGGCGTACCAATTATCACAACATTTATTAATGTTTTTAAACCTTAA
- a CDS encoding GTP-binding protein produces the protein MNTKIPVTVLSGYLGSGKTTLLNHILNNRENRRIAVIVNDMSEVNIDKDLIADGGGLSRTDEKLVELSNGCICCTLREDLLREVEAIVERGGIDQIVIESTGISEPVPVAQTFSYVDDELGIDLTKICRLDTMVTVVDAHRFMQDYRSGDLLLDRDQAVGADDERTISDLLVDQIEFCDVLILNKVDLVTDEEANQLEAILRKLQPSAKLIRTVKSEVALEEVLDTGLFDFEQASQSAGWLKELEAGGHETHTPETEEYGISSFVYKRRLPFHAERFHAWLEGMSTNIVRAKGIAWLAQYNEVACLVSQAGSVVDIHPVTYWVAAMPKAERGAILQEREDVRADWDPEYGDRQTQLVIIGIDLDRDSIAQELDACLLNTQEIDADWSQFEDPYQWQIERQN, from the coding sequence ATGAATACAAAAATACCTGTCACAGTATTAAGTGGCTATCTAGGTTCTGGAAAGACAACATTACTCAATCATATTTTGAATAATAGAGAAAACCGACGTATTGCTGTGATTGTGAATGATATGAGTGAAGTGAATATTGATAAAGATCTCATAGCAGACGGGGGTGGGTTATCGCGTACAGATGAAAAACTTGTTGAACTTTCAAATGGTTGTATTTGTTGTACTTTACGTGAAGATTTATTACGAGAAGTTGAAGCCATTGTTGAGCGAGGAGGCATAGACCAAATTGTGATTGAATCAACAGGTATATCTGAACCTGTTCCAGTTGCTCAAACGTTCTCATATGTAGATGATGAACTTGGCATAGATTTAACAAAAATTTGTCGCCTTGATACGATGGTCACGGTTGTAGATGCACATCGTTTTATGCAAGATTATCGTTCAGGAGATCTATTATTAGATAGAGATCAAGCTGTTGGGGCAGATGATGAACGTACGATCTCTGACTTGTTAGTAGATCAAATTGAGTTTTGTGATGTCCTCATTTTAAATAAGGTGGATTTAGTTACAGATGAAGAGGCTAATCAGTTAGAAGCGATATTAAGAAAGTTACAACCTTCTGCTAAACTTATTCGAACAGTAAAAAGTGAAGTGGCATTAGAAGAAGTACTTGACACAGGATTGTTTGATTTTGAGCAGGCGAGTCAGTCTGCAGGGTGGCTAAAGGAATTAGAAGCAGGTGGTCATGAGACACACACACCAGAAACAGAGGAATATGGTATTTCGTCATTTGTCTATAAGAGACGGCTTCCTTTTCATGCAGAACGCTTTCACGCGTGGTTAGAAGGGATGTCTACTAATATTGTGCGTGCAAAAGGTATTGCATGGTTAGCGCAATATAATGAAGTAGCATGTCTTGTGTCGCAGGCGGGTAGTGTTGTTGATATTCATCCTGTCACGTATTGGGTTGCTGCGATGCCAAAAGCTGAACGCGGTGCTATTTTACAAGAACGTGAGGATGTTCGTGCAGATTGGGATCCAGAGTATGGAGACCGTCAAACACAGCTTGTTATTATCGGTATAGATTTAGATAGAGACAGTATTGCGCAAGAACTTGATGCTTGTTTATTAAACACACAAGAAATAGATGCGGATTGGTCACAGTTTGAGGATCCATATCAGTGGCAAATCGAACGACAAAATTAA
- a CDS encoding thioesterase family protein, translated as MLQFPFSDQTVVDARWIDRNGHMNDSEYARVFSLAIDHFHDQIGLTTDERIRRHYTVFTLETHISYLKELKKDTAIEVRVYIYDLDHKRTHFFLELINTDQQILCATAEVMMMGINRSTGRSSTYPKDIYQALQHYYTSQDIQQWPQQLGHRINIPK; from the coding sequence ATGTTACAATTTCCATTTAGTGACCAAACCGTAGTTGATGCACGTTGGATTGATCGTAATGGGCACATGAATGATTCCGAATATGCACGTGTATTTAGCTTGGCAATTGACCATTTTCATGACCAAATTGGTTTGACGACCGATGAACGCATACGTCGACATTATACTGTGTTTACACTCGAAACACACATTTCTTATTTAAAAGAGCTAAAAAAAGATACGGCCATTGAAGTTCGTGTATACATTTATGATTTAGATCATAAGCGAACACACTTTTTCTTAGAATTGATTAATACTGATCAGCAGATATTATGTGCTACTGCAGAAGTAATGATGATGGGCATTAATCGCTCGACAGGACGTTCATCAACCTATCCAAAAGACATTTATCAAGCATTACAACATTATTATACTTCACAGGACATACAACAATGGCCCCAACAACTCGGTCATCGCATTAACATTCCAAAATAG
- a CDS encoding PTS sugar transporter subunit IIC: MDLLIGTLFLILVLVIFTLFTYKAPNGMRAMGALANAAIATFLVEAFNKYVGGEVLGIKFLGELGDAAGGLGGVAAAGLTALAIGVSPVYALVIAAACGGMDLLPGFFAGYLIGYLMKYTEKYVPDGVDLIGAVLVIAPLSRLIAVGLTPVVNNTLLKIGDIIQSSTDTNPIIMGIILGGIITVVGTAPLSSMALTALLGLTGVPMAIGAMAAFSSAFMNGALFHRLRLGDRKSTISVSIEPLSQADIVSANPIPVYITNFFGGAAAGLVIALSGMINDATGTATPIAGFLVMFGFNDWLTVVLYGVVMAIIGLIAGILGSIVFKNYPIVTKQDMIARGAADA; encoded by the coding sequence ATGGATTTACTTATTGGTACATTGTTCTTGATTTTAGTGCTCGTTATTTTTACGTTATTTACTTACAAAGCACCAAACGGTATGCGTGCTATGGGGGCTTTGGCAAATGCAGCAATTGCAACATTTTTGGTTGAAGCTTTTAACAAATATGTTGGTGGTGAAGTGCTAGGCATTAAGTTTTTAGGAGAACTCGGAGATGCAGCAGGAGGTCTTGGCGGTGTTGCAGCAGCAGGGCTGACTGCATTAGCAATCGGTGTTTCACCTGTATATGCACTCGTTATTGCAGCAGCGTGTGGAGGTATGGATTTATTACCAGGCTTTTTTGCAGGATATTTAATCGGTTACTTGATGAAGTATACAGAGAAATATGTACCAGACGGTGTAGATTTAATTGGTGCAGTGCTTGTTATTGCACCGTTATCACGCTTAATTGCAGTTGGACTAACACCTGTGGTGAACAACACATTATTGAAAATTGGAGATATTATCCAAAGTTCTACTGATACAAATCCGATTATTATGGGAATTATTCTCGGCGGTATTATTACAGTTGTCGGAACAGCGCCACTGAGTTCCATGGCACTAACAGCATTGCTCGGTCTGACAGGTGTACCTATGGCGATTGGTGCGATGGCAGCGTTTAGCTCTGCATTTATGAATGGTGCATTATTCCATCGCTTGCGTTTAGGTGATCGTAAATCTACGATTTCCGTAAGTATCGAGCCTTTGTCACAAGCAGATATTGTATCAGCAAATCCAATTCCAGTATATATTACAAACTTCTTTGGTGGTGCAGCGGCAGGACTTGTAATTGCGCTATCGGGCATGATTAATGATGCGACAGGCACAGCAACACCTATCGCTGGTTTTCTTGTTATGTTCGGATTTAATGATTGGTTGACTGTTGTATTGTACGGCGTTGTGATGGCTATTATCGGTTTAATCGCGGGTATTTTAGGCTCTATCGTCTTTAAAAATTATCCAATTGTTACGAAACAAGATATGATTGCACGTGGTGCAGCTGATGCGTAA
- a CDS encoding alpha/beta hydrolase fold domain-containing protein: MKRNIMSKLMGRYLSQQRHMKFKSEPELEAFLDKRRSLNEEKHKQPDQINVKSNLVKDMFDEMQVFRFNFGHHIKNKIIYIYGGTFVLQPSAFHWRFMDKLAYETLHEVILPIYPKAPNYTYRETHAAIEDVYRRLLKETEPENIVIMGDASGGNMALSFVQKLVKQEELPLPGKLYLISPWLDLSLSNPDITDQVQKQDPVQNLFSLQQIAKVWAGDLERKDPRVSPMYGSVRGLPAVHMFGGTSEIFYPDMCKLRDYFDAEQQPLNFYVYKDMVTAFPLYPIVESHKVLKQIRKTIDE, encoded by the coding sequence TTGAAACGTAATATTATGAGTAAGCTTATGGGGCGTTATTTATCACAACAACGTCATATGAAGTTTAAGTCCGAGCCAGAGCTAGAAGCCTTTTTAGATAAGCGTCGTTCACTCAACGAGGAAAAACACAAACAACCAGACCAAATCAATGTAAAATCAAACCTAGTAAAAGATATGTTTGATGAGATGCAAGTATTTCGCTTTAATTTTGGTCACCATATCAAAAATAAAATCATTTATATTTATGGTGGCACATTTGTACTACAACCTTCAGCATTTCATTGGCGTTTTATGGACAAGCTTGCTTATGAAACTTTACATGAAGTCATATTACCTATTTATCCCAAGGCGCCGAACTATACATATCGTGAAACGCATGCTGCTATTGAAGATGTATATCGTCGATTACTCAAAGAAACAGAGCCAGAAAATATTGTGATTATGGGGGATGCATCCGGAGGGAATATGGCATTAAGTTTTGTACAAAAATTGGTAAAACAAGAGGAACTACCGTTGCCCGGCAAGCTGTATTTAATTTCTCCATGGCTCGATTTATCGCTTTCTAATCCGGATATTACAGATCAAGTACAAAAGCAGGATCCTGTACAAAATTTATTTAGCTTGCAGCAGATTGCAAAAGTATGGGCGGGTGACTTGGAGCGTAAGGATCCACGTGTGTCTCCAATGTATGGCAGTGTACGTGGCTTACCGGCTGTGCATATGTTCGGTGGGACGAGTGAAATTTTTTATCCAGATATGTGCAAACTCAGAGATTATTTTGATGCTGAGCAACAGCCCTTGAATTTTTACGTGTATAAAGATATGGTTACAGCTTTCCCACTTTATCCAATCGTAGAATCACATAAAGTATTGAAACAAATTCGTAAAACAATTGATGAATAA
- the tenA gene encoding thiaminase II: MKTFSERLYERVEPIWKHYLEHPFVKGIGTGDLDKEKFKHWLKQDYVYLIDYTRLFALGVTKATDLETMTTFGKLVYETLNTEMSLHRQYAAQFGISEESLTQTKPASTTTSYTSYMLDVAQRGGVENVIAAVLTCTWSYNYIGRALNELEGAAEHPFYGEWIQMYSSDEFTDLTEQTIKIMDRVAEGKTEEELQVLEDIVVRTSYYEHMFWDMAERLEMWPLPEEVMTQYSE; this comes from the coding sequence ATGAAAACGTTTTCGGAACGGCTTTATGAGCGCGTTGAACCCATTTGGAAACATTATTTAGAACATCCATTTGTAAAAGGGATTGGCACAGGGGATTTAGACAAAGAGAAATTTAAACATTGGTTAAAACAAGATTATGTTTATTTAATTGACTATACACGTTTATTTGCACTGGGTGTAACAAAAGCGACAGATCTTGAGACGATGACAACATTCGGTAAACTGGTTTATGAAACGTTGAATACAGAAATGTCGTTACATAGACAATATGCTGCACAGTTTGGTATTTCAGAAGAATCTTTGACACAGACAAAACCAGCAAGCACAACAACAAGTTATACGAGTTATATGTTAGATGTCGCTCAAAGAGGTGGCGTCGAGAATGTCATTGCAGCAGTTTTAACATGTACGTGGAGTTATAATTATATTGGACGGGCATTAAATGAACTTGAAGGGGCAGCGGAACATCCTTTTTATGGAGAATGGATACAAATGTATAGTTCAGATGAATTTACAGACTTAACTGAGCAAACGATAAAGATTATGGATCGTGTTGCAGAAGGGAAGACTGAAGAGGAACTACAAGTATTAGAAGATATTGTCGTACGTACAAGTTATTATGAGCATATGTTTTGGGATATGGCAGAACGCTTGGAAATGTGGCCATTACCAGAAGAAGTCATGACCCAATATAGTGAGTAG